Proteins found in one Oribacterium sp. oral taxon 102 genomic segment:
- the tcmP gene encoding three-Cys-motif partner protein TcmP encodes MAKKNDDFFVEKKPWSKVKDELLGCYLKPYVAKILYTRKPLAYVDCFAGKGKFDDGNPGSPLIALDIFKQGLASTKLDGKARIGAAFIDLNYASDLETNLHDYPGVKIVPGAYEDTIEDLLKSKTGCNVFLYIDPYGIKALDCSKFDAFANGQFNTIELLINMNSFGFIREGCRVMGQKFKMDDTFFDDLVEYDPTRLEASDKSVEALNQIAGGDYWKSIIEQYASGKIDGYKAEEYFSEQYCQRLSESYTYVLNMPIRIQQNQHPKYRMIHATNHPDGCVLMADNICNRWELLKDIQTGGQMSLFETDMNNQIIDAAQIRDQVIDHFSQCDSWTSLTEAEAVFFVKHGAICKSGEIGKVLKSLEKEGRLAVDRTPAFSEKTKKPTAFMTEGHGQTVSVKWVK; translated from the coding sequence GTGGCAAAAAAGAATGATGATTTTTTCGTAGAAAAGAAGCCGTGGTCAAAGGTAAAAGACGAACTCTTGGGGTGCTATCTGAAGCCTTACGTGGCAAAAATCCTATACACGCGCAAGCCTTTAGCGTATGTTGATTGTTTTGCTGGAAAAGGCAAATTTGATGACGGTAATCCCGGCTCGCCGCTGATTGCGCTTGATATTTTTAAGCAAGGCCTGGCATCTACAAAATTGGATGGCAAAGCCAGAATTGGCGCAGCCTTTATTGACCTGAACTATGCAAGTGATTTGGAAACTAATCTCCACGACTATCCGGGCGTAAAAATTGTCCCAGGCGCATATGAAGATACAATCGAGGATTTATTAAAATCTAAAACAGGATGCAATGTATTTCTTTATATCGATCCATATGGAATTAAAGCTCTTGATTGCTCAAAGTTTGATGCGTTTGCAAACGGACAGTTTAACACAATAGAACTTCTAATCAATATGAACTCTTTTGGATTCATCCGAGAGGGATGCCGAGTTATGGGACAAAAATTTAAAATGGATGATACGTTTTTTGATGACCTTGTCGAATATGACCCTACTCGGCTGGAGGCGTCAGACAAATCTGTGGAAGCACTGAATCAGATAGCTGGAGGCGATTATTGGAAATCAATTATAGAACAATATGCCAGCGGCAAAATCGATGGCTATAAAGCTGAAGAATATTTTTCGGAACAGTACTGCCAAAGACTAAGCGAGAGCTATACATATGTCCTTAATATGCCGATTCGTATTCAACAGAATCAGCATCCAAAATATAGGATGATTCATGCAACGAATCATCCTGATGGTTGTGTACTTATGGCAGACAATATCTGTAATCGTTGGGAACTATTAAAAGATATTCAGACGGGTGGACAGATGTCTCTTTTTGAGACTGACATGAATAATCAGATAATAGATGCGGCTCAGATAAGGGATCAGGTTATTGATCATTTTTCGCAGTGTGACTCTTGGACATCACTTACTGAGGCTGAAGCTGTATTCTTTGTAAAGCACGGTGCAATCTGTAAATCGGGAGAGATTGGCAAAGTTCTAAAATCATTAGAAAAAGAAGGTCGTCTTGCAGTAGATAGAACACCAGCTTTTTCTGAAAAGACAAAAAAACCGACAGCGTTTATGACTGAAGGTCATGGACAAACTGTATCGGTAAAGTGGGTGAAATGA
- a CDS encoding radical SAM protein, producing MKVAGYIERKSMLYQTGVEYGDYTMNHVLGCSHGCKYPCYAFLLKKCFGQVKTYEEWCRPFLVSNTLELLDKEIPRLRDKIQSVQLCFTTDPFMYGYPEIQQMSLAAIRKLNADNIKYCVLTKGLLPIELKDLYAENEYGITLISLDEDYREKIEPGAASYADRLAALKALHDEGCKTWVSIEPYPTPNLIDQSLTEILEAVSFVDRIIFGRTNYNKTVSDYKEHRHFYNKCAEEVIDFCTERDISYHIKAKTMTEE from the coding sequence ATGAAAGTGGCAGGATACATAGAGAGGAAGAGCATGCTCTACCAAACCGGTGTCGAGTACGGGGATTATACAATGAATCATGTGCTCGGGTGTTCGCACGGATGTAAATATCCGTGCTATGCCTTTTTGTTAAAGAAATGTTTTGGTCAGGTCAAAACATATGAAGAGTGGTGCCGCCCGTTTCTTGTATCCAACACGCTGGAGCTGCTTGACAAAGAAATACCCAGATTAAGGGATAAGATACAGTCTGTTCAGCTATGCTTTACCACCGACCCTTTTATGTACGGATACCCGGAAATACAGCAGATGAGCCTTGCTGCAATTAGAAAATTGAATGCGGATAATATAAAATACTGTGTTCTCACAAAGGGACTTTTGCCAATAGAACTGAAAGACCTGTACGCTGAGAATGAATACGGAATCACGCTGATTTCGCTTGATGAGGATTACCGTGAAAAAATAGAGCCTGGCGCAGCGTCGTATGCGGACAGGCTCGCCGCATTGAAAGCTCTCCATGATGAAGGTTGCAAGACGTGGGTAAGCATTGAACCGTACCCTACGCCGAACTTGATAGACCAGAGCCTTACCGAGATTCTTGAGGCGGTCAGCTTTGTGGACAGAATTATTTTCGGCAGGACAAACTACAACAAGACGGTCTCTGACTATAAGGAACACAGGCATTTTTATAATAAATGTGCAGAGGAAGTCATCGACTTCTGCACAGAGCGTGATATCAGTTATCACATAAAAGCAAAAACGATGACCGAGGAATAA
- a CDS encoding DUF4268 domain-containing protein, whose product MKGSECKFVKYMEGSDKRFVIPVYQRNYDWKTENCKQLYDDLVKIIKEHRKSHFFGSLVSVYNPEGHNEEFLIIDGQQRLTTVSLLFLAMYNLIDRGLIALETANLKQRIFEEYLVDKWKPEDTRIKLKPVKNDQTAFGKLFSDPTEHIRESNLTVNYDYFYDRIQKQEITIDQLYDAICCLEIINIRLDMDDNPQLIFESLNSTGLDLSEGDKIRNFILMGLPSKEQEDFYEKYWNKIEVCTKYDVSAFIRDYLSVKQQAIPQQKKIYTNFKDYVELGNIETEPLLAEMLAYAKRYQILLGSSTGNKALDACIARLNRLETTVTRPCFLEVLRLYNENKITLSQVTDIFLTTENYLFRRTMCDLPTNALNKIFLMLHREIIRYDGTDDNYVEKLKFALLSKKERARFPEDEEFAAAFADRAVYLMNSKNKIYILERIENFGTSEDKDVYRHCDDGTYSIEHIMPQHLTPIWQKELGEDYEQIHEQWLHRIANLTLTAYNSKYSNSSFTEKKTMENGFDDSGIRMNTWIGKKDKWTLAELEERSEYLTGRALDIWSMPSTDYKPEEKQLDTYTLEDEDELTGRLIAKFTFKNTEQPVSSWVEMFQKVIQILYDEDKSVITKLALSDEENIALHFSTNKDAFTKSLEVGDGIYVWTNTSTASKLSVLNRLFKLYDEEPADLVFYLRDENESNSDEPGSRYELRRKYWTYALPVIQKAHGEGGSFSNVNPSRDNWINGFFGIGGFYLCCVANYDAARAEVVFSRSDKQENKNAFDSLYTHKAEIESELGTALQWNRGDDIKSSKVYIQLNNVSIENETDWLQMANFHADWTKKFYDVIVPYIAK is encoded by the coding sequence ATGAAGGGCTCAGAATGCAAATTTGTGAAGTATATGGAGGGATCAGATAAGCGTTTTGTGATTCCGGTTTACCAGCGCAACTATGACTGGAAAACTGAAAATTGCAAGCAGCTTTATGATGATCTCGTAAAGATAATCAAAGAACATCGAAAGAGCCACTTCTTTGGCAGCCTCGTTTCCGTCTATAATCCGGAAGGGCACAATGAGGAGTTTCTTATCATAGATGGGCAGCAGCGTCTGACAACGGTGTCGCTGCTGTTCCTTGCTATGTATAATCTGATTGACCGGGGATTGATCGCTCTGGAGACAGCGAATTTGAAGCAGCGGATTTTTGAGGAATACCTCGTCGATAAGTGGAAGCCAGAGGATACCCGTATCAAGCTCAAACCGGTAAAGAATGATCAGACGGCATTCGGGAAGCTGTTCTCTGATCCAACGGAGCATATCCGCGAATCCAATCTGACTGTGAACTACGATTATTTTTATGACCGCATTCAGAAACAGGAAATCACCATCGACCAGCTTTATGACGCAATCTGCTGTCTGGAGATTATAAACATCCGGCTGGATATGGACGACAATCCGCAGCTGATTTTCGAGAGTCTGAACTCGACAGGGCTTGACCTTAGTGAAGGTGATAAGATCAGGAACTTCATCCTGATGGGCTTGCCTTCTAAGGAGCAGGAAGACTTCTACGAGAAATACTGGAACAAGATTGAGGTTTGTACGAAATATGATGTCAGTGCATTCATCAGGGATTATTTAAGCGTGAAGCAGCAGGCTATTCCGCAGCAGAAGAAAATTTACACCAATTTCAAAGATTATGTGGAGCTTGGAAATATAGAAACAGAGCCTCTGTTAGCTGAAATGCTGGCATACGCAAAACGGTATCAGATCCTTCTGGGAAGCAGTACGGGCAACAAAGCACTTGATGCCTGTATTGCACGTTTGAACAGGCTGGAAACAACGGTCACGAGGCCGTGCTTCCTGGAGGTACTGAGACTATACAACGAGAACAAGATTACGCTCAGCCAGGTTACAGATATCTTCTTGACAACAGAAAACTATCTTTTCAGAAGGACGATGTGCGATCTTCCTACGAATGCTCTGAATAAGATTTTCCTGATGCTTCATCGGGAGATTATCAGATACGATGGTACAGATGATAATTACGTTGAAAAGCTTAAATTTGCGCTGCTGTCCAAGAAAGAGCGTGCCCGCTTCCCGGAGGACGAGGAATTTGCCGCTGCGTTTGCAGACAGGGCAGTGTATCTGATGAACAGCAAAAACAAAATATATATCCTCGAACGTATCGAAAACTTCGGCACCTCTGAGGATAAGGATGTGTATCGCCATTGCGATGACGGTACGTATTCGATTGAGCATATTATGCCACAGCACCTTACGCCTATATGGCAGAAAGAGCTTGGCGAAGATTACGAACAGATTCATGAGCAGTGGCTACATAGGATTGCCAATTTGACGCTGACTGCCTACAACTCAAAATACAGCAACAGCTCCTTCACAGAAAAGAAAACTATGGAGAATGGTTTTGATGACAGTGGCATCCGCATGAATACCTGGATTGGAAAAAAGGACAAGTGGACGCTTGCGGAACTTGAAGAGCGCAGTGAGTATCTTACAGGCAGGGCTCTGGATATCTGGTCTATGCCGAGTACGGATTATAAACCGGAAGAAAAGCAACTTGATACATATACGCTTGAAGACGAGGATGAACTGACCGGAAGGCTGATAGCGAAGTTTACATTTAAGAACACGGAGCAGCCGGTTTCAAGCTGGGTGGAGATGTTCCAGAAGGTGATACAGATTCTGTACGATGAGGATAAATCGGTAATCACTAAGCTGGCTCTTTCAGATGAGGAGAATATTGCTCTCCATTTCAGCACAAATAAAGACGCTTTCACGAAGTCTCTGGAAGTGGGTGACGGCATTTATGTATGGACGAACACAAGCACAGCAAGTAAGCTTTCCGTCCTGAACCGGCTGTTTAAACTATATGATGAGGAACCGGCAGATCTGGTATTTTATCTACGGGACGAAAACGAATCTAACTCAGACGAGCCTGGAAGCCGATATGAGCTCAGAAGGAAATACTGGACATATGCCCTTCCGGTCATCCAGAAGGCACATGGTGAAGGAGGCTCCTTCTCCAATGTGAATCCGTCCAGAGATAACTGGATTAATGGCTTCTTTGGGATAGGTGGTTTTTATCTTTGCTGCGTAGCAAATTATGATGCAGCCCGTGCGGAGGTCGTTTTCAGCAGAAGCGACAAGCAGGAAAACAAGAACGCCTTCGATAGCCTTTACACGCACAAGGCAGAGATTGAGTCGGAACTGGGAACTGCCCTTCAGTGGAATAGAGGCGATGATATCAAATCGTCGAAGGTATATATACAGCTGAATAATGTCAGCATAGAGAATGAGACTGACTGGCTTCAGATGGCAAACTTCCATGCTGACTGGACGAAGAAGTTCTACGATGTGATTGTGCCGTACATAGCGAAGTAA
- a CDS encoding Eco57I restriction-modification methylase domain-containing protein, producing MGKKLFDYVIGNPPYNEDFENSGDNGNFAKPVYNQFIDAVNGVAEKVELIHPARFLFNAGSTPKAWNEKMLSNPHFKILSYEADSSKVFSNTDIKGGIAISYSDSTKDFGAIGTFTAFSELNGIVRKCRAKDEESSLSAIIYTQVRFNLEKLYEDHPEYRDIIGSNGKDRRFRNNAFEKIRLFSESRTGDDDIQVLGVLKNKRTWRYISSKYVDMSHENLKRWKTLCPRANGAGVFGESLSPLVIGEPGIGYTQTFIGIGAFESQFEAEAVMKYVKSKFARALLDVLKVTQDNDRGVWKLIPIQNFTVSSDIDWSKPIHEIDLQLYRKYGLSEEEIEFIETHVKEMA from the coding sequence ATGGGAAAGAAACTCTTTGATTATGTGATTGGAAATCCGCCTTATAACGAGGATTTTGAAAATTCGGGTGACAATGGCAATTTTGCAAAGCCCGTATATAACCAATTTATAGATGCCGTGAATGGTGTGGCAGAGAAAGTAGAACTCATACATCCTGCACGGTTCCTTTTCAATGCCGGAAGTACTCCAAAGGCATGGAATGAAAAGATGCTTAGCAACCCCCACTTCAAGATTTTGTCGTATGAAGCTGATAGCTCGAAGGTTTTTTCTAATACGGATATAAAAGGTGGAATTGCTATTTCCTATTCCGATTCCACGAAGGATTTTGGCGCAATAGGTACATTCACCGCTTTCTCAGAACTTAATGGTATTGTAAGAAAATGTCGCGCAAAAGATGAGGAGTCCAGCCTTTCCGCAATCATTTATACACAGGTTAGGTTCAATCTTGAAAAATTATATGAAGATCATCCTGAATATAGAGATATCATAGGTTCAAATGGAAAAGATCGTCGATTTCGTAATAATGCGTTTGAAAAAATCAGACTGTTTTCTGAATCCAGAACTGGTGATGACGATATACAAGTTCTTGGCGTTTTGAAAAATAAAAGGACATGGAGATATATTTCTTCCAAATATGTGGATATGTCACATGAAAATTTGAAAAGATGGAAAACACTCTGTCCAAGAGCGAACGGTGCAGGTGTTTTTGGCGAGTCTCTAAGTCCTTTGGTCATTGGGGAACCAGGCATAGGATATACACAAACCTTCATTGGCATTGGCGCCTTTGAGAGTCAATTTGAAGCTGAGGCAGTGATGAAGTATGTAAAATCAAAATTTGCTCGTGCTTTATTGGATGTACTCAAGGTAACACAAGATAATGATCGCGGAGTTTGGAAATTAATTCCTATTCAGAACTTCACAGTATCTTCTGACATAGACTGGTCAAAGCCTATTCATGAAATTGACTTGCAGCTTTATCGCAAGTATGGGCTTAGCGAGGAAGAGATAGAGTTTATTGAGACACACGTAAAGGAGATGGCGTAA
- a CDS encoding DEAD/DEAH box helicase family protein, whose protein sequence is MAAINIKTASKVVPQCYAYTTPGVPAHDGWTKIGFTERDVETRINEQTHTVGVAHKTWWALRAAFMTEPYGTFTDKDFHAYLKKLGISREAGTEWFLIEPNTARGNFIDFTQNHGVVSEDDADAAIPYKLRDEQAEAVQRTADYFTGRENAEFLWNAKPRFGKTLSAYDLCMKLGAQNILIVTNRPAIANSWYQDYETFFGPQSGYIFVSNVDGIKDRKFVYSREEYIAKLDENTKGCIEFVSLQDLKGSIYFGGRYDKLSEISAEKGLTWDVLIVDEAHEGVDTYKTDTAFNHIRRKWTLHLSGTPFKALANDKFPESAIYNWTYADEQKKKRDWDASSETENPYANLPRLSLFTYQMSDIVRDRVKKGIELADDDIEEFAFDLSEFFKTNESGKFIHDADVDKFLDAMTRQEKFPFSTPELRNELKHTFWILNRVASAKALAKKLKLHPVFKDYEIVLAAGDGRLDDDDENEKAFDRVTKAISEYDKTITLSVGQLTTGVTIPEWTAVLMLSNMASPALYMQAAFRAQNPCLFHDSAGNSYRKQNAYVFDFDPARTLTIFEQFANDLIPETSGDKGDFDSRKNHVRELLNFFPVYGEDDEGLMIELDAEKVLTIPRHIHAREVVERGFMSNFLFANISGIFAAPKEIIDIINNMQVIEEPKALAPAPVDETTADSLNLNEDGEVEIPREQVIGTASELFGDKVYADVEEQLEAAVEEIQRQAETTPNPKKDELKALREQFSKPIADTLMDSARVQYGGDLKKSTQSQLERKIQETTDTVVNREYGDYTIRDHQLVKERDDRIHEAQQSGATMVEISQIDEEYAARRLQGYRDMVDNISRKLHSEETVKKAAETIVETVETEKLNAQKDSIEGSVRDHLRGFSRTIPAFLMAYGDEGTTLSNFDALVPEDVFWEVTVNPQNGQGVTLDQFRMLRDGGNYTTESGEKKHFDGHLFDEVVFNDAVQEFMKKRVELADYFEPDHKGDIFDFIPPQRTNQIFTPKKVVKDMVDRLEQENPGCFDDPNATFADLYMKSGMYITEIVTRLYQSKHMKALYPDDAERLNHIFAEQVYGCAPTEIIYRICLRYILGFSDEIHIEKNNIRLCDTLEFAKSGTMETEMKKLFGL, encoded by the coding sequence ATGGCAGCGATTAATATTAAAACAGCCTCAAAGGTCGTTCCACAGTGTTATGCCTATACCACTCCCGGAGTACCGGCGCATGACGGCTGGACAAAGATAGGTTTTACCGAGCGTGATGTGGAGACCCGAATCAACGAGCAGACACACACGGTAGGTGTCGCACATAAGACCTGGTGGGCGCTCCGTGCAGCATTTATGACGGAGCCTTACGGAACGTTTACAGATAAAGATTTTCATGCCTATCTGAAAAAGCTCGGAATCTCCCGTGAGGCGGGGACGGAGTGGTTCCTCATTGAGCCAAATACTGCCCGTGGGAACTTTATCGACTTTACACAAAATCATGGTGTAGTGTCGGAAGATGATGCCGATGCTGCAATTCCATACAAGCTCCGCGATGAGCAGGCGGAAGCTGTGCAGAGAACGGCGGATTATTTTACCGGTCGGGAGAATGCTGAATTCTTGTGGAATGCAAAGCCCCGCTTCGGCAAAACGCTCTCTGCCTATGATCTATGTATGAAGCTCGGTGCGCAGAACATCCTCATCGTGACGAACCGTCCGGCAATTGCAAATTCCTGGTATCAGGATTATGAGACCTTCTTCGGACCACAGTCAGGCTATATCTTTGTGAGCAATGTGGACGGAATCAAGGACAGAAAATTCGTCTACAGCCGTGAAGAGTATATAGCAAAGCTCGATGAGAACACAAAAGGCTGTATTGAATTTGTCAGCCTGCAGGATTTAAAGGGCTCCATCTATTTCGGTGGCCGCTATGATAAGCTCTCGGAAATTAGTGCCGAAAAAGGTCTGACCTGGGATGTCTTGATCGTGGATGAAGCTCACGAGGGCGTGGATACCTATAAAACCGATACTGCATTTAATCATATTCGCCGCAAGTGGACTCTGCACCTTTCCGGCACGCCGTTTAAGGCTCTGGCGAATGACAAGTTCCCGGAGAGTGCCATCTACAACTGGACTTACGCTGACGAACAGAAAAAGAAGCGAGATTGGGATGCGTCAAGCGAGACGGAGAATCCTTACGCTAATTTGCCGCGCCTTTCCCTATTTACCTACCAGATGTCCGACATTGTTCGTGACAGAGTAAAAAAGGGTATCGAACTTGCGGATGACGATATTGAGGAATTTGCCTTTGACCTGAGTGAGTTTTTCAAGACGAACGAGTCCGGAAAATTCATTCATGATGCGGATGTGGACAAGTTCCTCGATGCTATGACCAGACAGGAGAAATTCCCGTTCTCCACTCCTGAGCTTCGTAATGAACTGAAGCACACATTCTGGATATTGAACCGTGTGGCAAGTGCGAAAGCTCTCGCAAAGAAGTTAAAGCTTCATCCAGTATTCAAAGATTACGAGATTGTTCTCGCCGCAGGTGACGGCAGACTGGACGATGATGACGAGAATGAAAAGGCCTTTGATAGAGTAACAAAGGCCATCTCCGAATACGATAAAACCATCACGCTTTCCGTAGGTCAGCTCACTACAGGCGTGACGATTCCCGAATGGACGGCAGTCCTTATGCTCTCCAACATGGCAAGTCCTGCACTCTATATGCAGGCGGCTTTCCGTGCCCAAAATCCGTGCTTGTTTCACGATTCAGCGGGCAATTCGTACAGGAAACAGAATGCCTATGTGTTTGACTTTGACCCTGCTCGCACTTTGACTATTTTTGAGCAATTTGCTAATGACCTTATTCCTGAAACATCCGGCGACAAGGGTGACTTTGACAGTCGTAAAAATCATGTCAGGGAGCTTCTTAACTTCTTTCCGGTATATGGCGAGGATGACGAAGGTTTGATGATAGAGCTGGATGCTGAAAAGGTACTCACTATTCCGCGCCATATCCATGCACGAGAAGTTGTGGAGCGCGGCTTTATGTCGAATTTCCTGTTTGCCAATATCAGCGGCATTTTCGCTGCACCGAAGGAAATTATAGACATCATCAACAATATGCAAGTCATTGAGGAGCCGAAAGCACTCGCCCCTGCTCCTGTGGATGAGACTACGGCAGACAGTCTGAATCTGAACGAAGACGGCGAGGTTGAAATTCCGAGGGAACAGGTTATCGGAACTGCCAGCGAACTTTTTGGCGATAAGGTCTATGCGGACGTGGAGGAACAGCTGGAAGCAGCGGTTGAGGAAATTCAAAGGCAAGCGGAAACAACACCGAATCCTAAGAAGGATGAGCTAAAAGCTCTCCGCGAGCAATTCTCAAAACCGATTGCTGATACCCTTATGGATTCTGCCCGAGTACAGTATGGTGGTGATTTGAAAAAATCTACGCAGAGCCAGTTGGAACGTAAAATCCAAGAGACCACGGACACTGTTGTAAACCGCGAGTACGGTGACTATACGATTCGAGATCATCAGCTTGTTAAAGAACGCGATGATAGAATTCACGAGGCGCAACAGTCTGGTGCTACTATGGTAGAAATTTCGCAAATTGATGAGGAATACGCTGCCAGACGACTCCAAGGCTATCGTGACATGGTGGATAACATAAGCAGAAAGCTCCACAGCGAGGAGACCGTGAAAAAGGCTGCGGAAACCATTGTGGAAACAGTAGAAACCGAGAAACTGAATGCTCAGAAGGATTCTATCGAAGGAAGTGTCCGTGACCATTTGCGCGGCTTTTCTCGTACCATTCCAGCATTTCTTATGGCTTATGGTGACGAAGGTACGACGCTTTCGAACTTTGACGCACTTGTGCCGGAGGACGTGTTTTGGGAAGTTACAGTCAATCCACAGAACGGTCAGGGCGTGACGCTTGACCAGTTCCGTATGCTGCGTGACGGAGGGAACTATACAACCGAGAGTGGCGAGAAAAAGCATTTTGACGGTCATCTTTTCGACGAAGTGGTGTTCAATGACGCTGTGCAAGAGTTTATGAAAAAGCGTGTCGAGCTTGCGGATTACTTTGAACCGGATCACAAGGGAGACATCTTCGATTTCATTCCGCCGCAGCGTACTAACCAGATATTTACGCCGAAAAAGGTTGTGAAGGATATGGTAGACAGACTCGAACAGGAAAATCCCGGTTGCTTTGATGATCCGAATGCGACGTTTGCTGATCTCTATATGAAGTCGGGAATGTATATAACAGAGATCGTTACGAGGCTATATCAGAGCAAGCACATGAAGGCACTGTATCCTGATGACGCCGAAAGGCTGAATCATATCTTTGCCGAGCAGGTATATGGCTGCGCTCCGACAGAGATTATATACCGCATTTGCCTGCGATATATTCTTGGATTCAGCGATGAAATACATATAGAGAAAAACAATATTCGTCTTTGTGATACCTTAGAGTTCGCGAAGAGCGGAACGATGGAAACTGAAATGAAAAAACTGTTTGGCCTGTAA
- a CDS encoding restriction endonuclease subunit M has protein sequence MEKLIDISSYPVANVLDLLLQDKSTKKNIIWATDTYEEYGEGFTDKVQMDANALLRRTDIIRPRIQKSLEAQAQRTRKKAEVFTPAWLCNRMNNHCDEDWFGRTGIFNTENEDHTWIVTERKIEFPKRKKWQHYVDSRRLEITCGEAPYLVSRYDVSTGELIVPPIRRIGMLDRKLRIVNENTDTYEDWLKWAIRAFEASYGYEYQGDNVLIARINLLLTFLDYYDERWERLPDEKLLQQMANKIAWNIWQMDGLKDTVPLGKPYEEYKQMSLFDIFGIEDENDDTPEAVPCRIFNWRSNASLKFMDIKEM, from the coding sequence GTGGAGAAACTGATAGACATCAGCAGCTATCCGGTCGCAAACGTGCTTGACCTGCTGCTTCAAGATAAATCGACAAAAAAGAATATCATCTGGGCGACGGACACATACGAGGAGTATGGAGAAGGTTTCACCGACAAGGTACAGATGGATGCGAATGCGTTACTACGGCGAACCGATATTATCCGACCGCGGATACAGAAGTCGCTGGAGGCTCAGGCACAGAGAACTCGTAAGAAAGCGGAAGTGTTCACTCCGGCATGGCTGTGCAATCGGATGAATAATCATTGCGACGAGGACTGGTTCGGACGCACGGGTATATTCAATACGGAAAATGAGGATCACACATGGATAGTTACGGAGAGAAAGATTGAATTTCCAAAGCGGAAAAAGTGGCAGCACTATGTGGATTCTCGCCGACTTGAAATCACTTGCGGCGAGGCTCCGTATCTGGTTTCCCGGTATGACGTATCAACAGGAGAGCTAATTGTTCCACCGATACGGCGCATCGGAATGCTTGACAGAAAACTAAGAATCGTCAATGAAAATACCGATACATATGAAGACTGGCTGAAGTGGGCGATTCGTGCCTTCGAGGCATCTTATGGGTATGAATATCAGGGAGATAATGTGTTGATTGCACGAATCAATCTTCTGCTGACATTCCTTGATTACTACGATGAACGCTGGGAACGGCTACCGGACGAAAAGCTTTTGCAGCAGATGGCAAATAAAATTGCTTGGAACATTTGGCAGATGGACGGTCTGAAGGATACCGTTCCGCTCGGCAAGCCATATGAGGAATACAAACAGATGTCGCTCTTTGATATTTTCGGCATTGAGGATGAGAATGATGACACGCCGGAAGCTGTGCCGTGTAGGATTTTTAACTGGAGAAGCAATGCCTCTCTGAAGTTTATGGATATAAAGGAGATGTGA